From Cupriavidus oxalaticus:
GCGTGGCGGCGCCCGCCGCTGATCACGCACACCTTGCGCAGCCGCACCGACGAAGGCGCCATGCAGCGCGCCGTGGCGCTGGCGCGCGAGGCCGAGCGGGACGGCATGCTGGCGGTGTCGGTGCTGGCCGGTTTCGGCCTGGCCGATATCGCCGCGCCATGCCTGAGCGTCATTGTGGTTGGCGACGGCGACCCTGCCAGGGCCGACAGGGTCGCCCGCCGGATCGCGGAGCAGGCGTGGGCAGAGCGCGATGCCTTTGCCTACCAGGCGGAGCCGCTTGCCAGTTCCATTGCACGCGCGGCACAGCTTGCCGACAGCGCAGACAGTGCGGACGCACGACCGGTGCTGCTGCTCGATCATGGCGACAATTGCATGTCCGGCGGCACCTGCGACAACATGGCGGTGCTGCACGAGGCACTGGCGCAAGGACTTACCGGCATTGCAGTCGGGCCCGTATGCGACCCGGAGGCGGTGGCAGCGCTGGTGGATGCCGGCGTCGGGGCCAGCATCACGCTGCCGGTCGGCGACAAGGTGCCGTTGCCCCAACTGGATGTCTATCCCCGGGCCAAGCCGCTGACCGGCAAGGTTGCGGCGATCAGCGACGGCGAGTACATCATCACCGGGCCGACCTATACCGGGCAGCGCATCCGCATGGGGCGCACCGCCTTGCTCGATATCGGCGCAGCGCAGGTGATCGTGACCGAAACCCCGCAAGAGCACTGGGACATGGGGATCTTCACCCATATCGGCATCGACCCGCATCGGGCGCGGTTCCTGCTGCTGAAGTCGCGCATATATTGCCGTCCGGTGTTCGTCCCGATCGCCAAGGCGGTGGTCGAGTGCGACGGGGAAGGCGTCACCAGTTCGCGCTACGATCGCTTCCCGTTTCGTCAGGTCAGCAGGCCGGTCTATCCGCTCGACGACTCAGCTGCCTGGGCAGGCTAAGGCAGCGCTAGGTCAGCGCACACATTGAGCTGGTTTCGAAACAGGTGGCGGTCTGGCTCTCCGGCCTGACTCCTTGTCGGTGTCACGGGGCGGCCTTGAGCCACAACGACCGCCGCTCGACGGTGGTGCGCCAGTCCCGCCACAAAGCCCGTCAGGCCGGAGCGCGCGCCGTTGGAGAGGCCCAGCACGTCGATCGGTGCCTTGACCGCGCCGCTGGTGATGTTGATGATGCGGCCCCACTTGCGCGCGATCATGCCGTCGACGGTGGCCTTGATCAGGTCGATCGGCGTCAGCATATTGGCGTTGAGCGCGGCCATCCACGTGTCGCGGTCCCAGTCGCGGAAGTTGCCCGGCGGCGGGCCGCCGGCGTTGTTGACCAGGATGTCGAGATCGCCGAGCCCGGCCACCGCGTCCAGCGCGGCGGCGCGGCCCTCGGGCCTGGTGATGTCGGCAGCCACGGCGACCACGCGGTGGCCATGGCGCGCACGGATGTCGCTGGCGGCTTGCTCCAGCGCATCGGCGTTGCGCGCCACGATTAGGGCTGCAAACGTCGACGCGGTCTCGATCGATAGCGTGGCACGCCGATGCCGGCATCGGCGAGCGTGCGCTCGAGCGCGAACCGCATCGGCGTGTTGACAGGGTAGGCTACCCATGACGCCTCCGCGAGGTCGCGCAAGGTCAGCGTCTTCCTGCAGGTGAGGGGGTGCGCGCGCGCGGCCACCACCGCAAGCGGCTCGGATTCGAGCGGCACGCAGTCGTAAGCTTCCGGGCGCCGGCTGCCGCCGCGGCGGCAGATGGCG
This genomic window contains:
- a CDS encoding LysR substrate-binding domain-containing protein; the protein is MGAVPLLTRALTDLRHRQPHLSIGIVEGTSTSLLALIDEGRVDLAICRRGGSRRPEAYDCVPLESEPLAVVAARAHPLTCRKTLTLRDLAEASWVAYPVNTPMRFALERTLADAGIGVPRYRSRPRRRLQP
- a CDS encoding M81 family metallopeptidase, which translates into the protein MKILIARLNHETNTFSPVPTPLASFAPAYGDAAYRAAKGTRTAAAAFIDLAEAAGAEIVVPVIAGANPSGRVAAAAYTHLCDTIVAAADGCDAVMLDLHGAMVAENSDDGEGDLLRRLRGVLPHAPIAVALDLHGNITQTLVDHADIAVSFKTYPHVDMYETGAHAGRLLLDMVAGRVRPVMAWRRPPLITHTLRSRTDEGAMQRAVALAREAERDGMLAVSVLAGFGLADIAAPCLSVIVVGDGDPARADRVARRIAEQAWAERDAFAYQAEPLASSIARAAQLADSADSADARPVLLLDHGDNCMSGGTCDNMAVLHEALAQGLTGIAVGPVCDPEAVAALVDAGVGASITLPVGDKVPLPQLDVYPRAKPLTGKVAAISDGEYIITGPTYTGQRIRMGRTALLDIGAAQVIVTETPQEHWDMGIFTHIGIDPHRARFLLLKSRIYCRPVFVPIAKAVVECDGEGVTSSRYDRFPFRQVSRPVYPLDDSAAWAG